A stretch of the Leopardus geoffroyi isolate Oge1 chromosome B2, O.geoffroyi_Oge1_pat1.0, whole genome shotgun sequence genome encodes the following:
- the FABP7 gene encoding fatty acid-binding protein, brain — MVEAFCATWKLTDSQNFDEYMKALGVGFATRQVGNVTKPTVIVSQEGDKVVIRTQSTFKNTEISFHLGEEFDETTADDRNCKSVVSLDGDKLVHVQKWDGKETNFVREIKDGKMVMTLTFGDVVAVRHYEKA, encoded by the exons ATGGTGGAGGCTTTCTGTGCTACCTGGAAGCTGACGGACAGCCAGAACTTTGATGAGTACATGAAGGCTCTAG GTGTGGGCTTTGCCACTAGGCAGGTGGGAAATGTGACTAAACCAACAGTGATCGTCAGTCAGGAGGGGGACAAAGTGGTGATCAGGACACAAAGCACATTCAAAAACACAGAGATTAGTTTCCATCTGGGAGAAGAGTTTGATGAAACCACTGCAGATGACAGAAACTGTAAG TCTGTTGTTAGCCTGGATGGAGACAAACTTGTTCATGTACAGAAATGGGATGGCAAAGAAACAAATTTCGTAAGAGAAATTAAGGATGGCAAAATGGTTATG ACTCTCACTTTTGGTGATGTGGTTGCTGTTCGCCACTATGAGAAGGCATAG